CCTGGCCCGGGATCTCGGCATCCCGCGTTCGACGGTCTACCACCTGCTGGCGACGCTCGAGGAGCACGGTTTCGTCGTACACCTGTCACAGGAGCGTCGCTGGGGTCTGGGGACGAGCGCGTTCGAACTCGCCGGCGGATATGCCCGGCAGGAGCCGCTCGCCAGGCTCGGACGTCCTCTGATCGCCGCGCTCACGGACCGCGTCGGCGAGAACGCCCATCTGGCGGTGATGAGCGGACGGGACGTGCTCTACATCGTCGAGGAGCGGGCTGCTCGTCGTCCTGCTCTCGTCACGGACGTCGGCGTGCGGCTGCCGGCGCACCTGACGGCCACAGGCCGGGCGATGCTCGCTGTCCTCCCCCGCAGCCAGGTGCGCGCCCTCTACCCGGATCGGGCTGCCTTCACGGATCGCACCGGACGCGGGCCGACCAGCCCCGCCGCGCTGCGTGAAGTGCTGCGCGAGGTGCGTGCGGGCGGAGTCGCCACCGAGGACGGCGAGGTGACGCCGGGCTTCCGGTCGGTGGCCGCGGTAGTTCGCGACCACGCCGGCTGGCCGGCGGCAGCGGTCGCCGT
This is a stretch of genomic DNA from Microbacterium sp. YJN-G. It encodes these proteins:
- a CDS encoding IclR family transcriptional regulator; translation: MSVIPDEATTDAGVPRPQVPAADQTLRILRHLARRPAPIAASALARDLGIPRSTVYHLLATLEEHGFVVHLSQERRWGLGTSAFELAGGYARQEPLARLGRPLIAALTDRVGENAHLAVMSGRDVLYIVEERAARRPALVTDVGVRLPAHLTATGRAMLAVLPRSQVRALYPDRAAFTDRTGRGPTSPAALREVLREVRAGGVATEDGEVTPGFRSVAAVVRDHAGWPAAAVAVTWEDVRETDPRAAVEETARMLQARLGYDRR